One genomic window of Kosmotoga olearia TBF 19.5.1 includes the following:
- a CDS encoding branched-chain amino acid ABC transporter permease, whose amino-acid sequence MDWRTLLQNFVNGLSLGSLYALIAIGYTMVYGILRLINFAHGDVFMMSVYFAFYFVTIGKLPWWLSFALAILGAALLGFAIDRVAYKPIRNAPRVSALITAIGVSFFLESLAVVVFSGIPKSFRNIYPNFLNKMIIIGGHEEIKYGRKVIMGGLRFPLVSLVTLIITGIILVILWWIIYRTKIGMAMRAVSVDIPTTALMGINVDNVIGFTFAFGSALAAIGGLLWASRYPQIWPYMGFMPGLKAFIAAVFGGIGSIQGAVIGGLLLGLTEIMLVGIFPSLAGYRDAFAFFILIIILSLKPNGLLGKKIIVKV is encoded by the coding sequence TTGGATTGGAGGACATTATTGCAGAATTTTGTTAACGGTTTGAGTCTGGGTTCACTGTATGCACTTATAGCGATCGGCTATACTATGGTTTATGGTATTTTAAGGTTGATAAACTTCGCCCATGGCGATGTTTTCATGATGTCTGTTTATTTCGCTTTCTATTTCGTTACTATCGGAAAGCTTCCATGGTGGCTTTCATTTGCTTTGGCGATTCTTGGAGCGGCTCTGTTGGGATTTGCTATAGACAGAGTTGCATATAAACCTATAAGAAATGCACCTCGTGTTTCAGCACTTATAACAGCAATTGGTGTATCGTTTTTTCTTGAAAGTCTGGCGGTAGTTGTATTTTCCGGTATTCCTAAATCTTTCCGCAATATCTATCCGAATTTTCTGAACAAAATGATAATTATAGGTGGCCATGAAGAAATCAAGTACGGAAGAAAGGTCATAATGGGAGGATTGCGTTTTCCTCTGGTTTCTCTGGTCACATTGATCATAACAGGAATAATACTGGTAATTCTGTGGTGGATAATTTACAGGACAAAAATAGGAATGGCAATGAGAGCAGTTTCAGTTGATATTCCTACAACAGCTCTCATGGGAATAAATGTAGATAATGTTATTGGATTTACTTTTGCTTTTGGCTCAGCATTAGCGGCAATAGGAGGACTGCTCTGGGCTAGCCGATACCCGCAGATCTGGCCGTATATGGGCTTTATGCCAGGATTGAAAGCTTTCATTGCAGCCGTTTTCGGTGGTATTGGCTCCATTCAGGGAGCTGTAATTGGTGGATTGCTATTGGGGTTAACAGAGATAATGTTGGTGGGGATCTTCCCGAGCCTGGCTGGTTATAGAGATGCGTTCGCTTTTTTCATACTCATCATTATTCTTTCTTTGAAACCCAATGGTTTACTGGGTAAGAAAATTATCGTAAAGGTGTGA